In Spirosoma pollinicola, the genomic window AGTGCTCGTAACATTTCCCGCCAACCCATTTCGGAGCTGGCTCTGCACATAGAAACCACGGGTGTTGTAGTAAGCACCACCATCGCCGGAGCGACCCGTGGCATTCCACATTTTCTGAATACCGGGAGCATTCCGCATCGCATCATCGACCGTGAAAATGACTTGTTCGGTCAGTAACTCCTTGCCAATTGTGTTGTATACCTGTGGATTTTCCAGATTTTTCAAGGGCATCTTGGAGACATACTCACTGGATGAACGCGAAAACCGGTTCGTGCGGCTACCGTTGACGGTTACTTCATTTAACTGGGCTGCGTTCTCCTGTAGCGTAAAATCGACCGTTATTGATTGGGCATCGGTTACAGTAACTGTTTGTTCGGTTGTTTTCAGACCAATAGCCGATACCTGAACCAGATAGGTGCCTAATTTGATATGACTAATCATAAAGTCACCGGTGGCGTTGGTGATAGCTCCCTGACCTTTGCCTTTCAGGCTGACAGTCACGGCCTCTGCCGGATTTCCATCTGACGTTTGAACGTGCCCTCGGATGCTTGCTGTTTGTTGAGCCAATGCAGGAAGCGTGCCCAATAAAAATAAGAGACTAAGTAGAGTTTTAGTTGTATTCATTTACATTGTACTATTTAGATATATTCTAAAGAGATGCAAATGAACAACAGAATGTAATGAGATGAAAGTTATTTTTAATAATTCTAAATAAAATTACGTCTTACTACTATCTCATCCAGATCTATTCAATACGTATCGCCATTTGACTTTTATTTTTTACTTAAGCAGGTAATCAACTTGATTAAACACAAAGGCATAGAGATATAATAAGTAATTACGCACAACCAACCTGGATTTATATAAGATCAATTAAAATTCAGGTGTGAGGCCAGACTATATGTGTAAAAATAGATTGACATTAAAATATGCTATATATAAATGAAAAAATACAACCTGTTGATTGACTAAAGGGTCTATGAAGAAATGCTAATTCGATTGTATATTTTCGGTAAAATCGACTCAACGCTTCATGGACTACATCTACGCCAAACGGAAACGACTGATAACGAGTCGATCGTCAATACGGGTTTTACTATTTCTTTTGGCTTTTAGTTGTATAGGGGGTTCCGGCAATGCCCAATCGACAAATAACTATACAAACTGGTACTTTGGCGATGGGGCGGGGGTAACCTTTGGTAGTGGCACCGTGCAGGCACTGACAACGGGTAAACTCCATTCGAAGGAGGGATGTGCGTCGATTTCCGACGCGAATGGCCAGTTGCTTTTCTATACAGATGGGCAAACAATCTGGAATCGAAACCACGACGTTATGCCCGGTGCTACAGGTCTGGGCGGCAGTAACTCAAGTACACAATCGGCCCTGATAGTGCCGTATCAGAACAGTACAGCACAATTTTATGTGTTTTCAGTAGCTGCTGAAGCCGACCAGACAGGTGTTCAGTATGCTATTGTCAATATGACGCTGGATGATGGACGCGGTGGGTTAGAAATGAAAAATAAGCCCGTTGTGGCTCCGGCAACTGAAAAAATTACGGCCATTAATCATTGTAATAACCTCAATCACTGGATAATTACGCACGAGAGAGGCAATAACGTTTTCAGGGTCAACCTACTCAACGATAATGGCCTGATTCCAACGGCTACGATGTATCGCGTTGGAAGTACGCATTCGTCTGGTAAGGGTTATATGAAGCCATCGCACGATGGACGAAAGCTGGCCGTAGCGGTGTCGGGTGGCGAACAGGGTGGATTTTTGGAGGTGTTTGATTTTGATAACAAAACTGGAGCCATATCTAAGCCGGTAAAACTGGAGATTCCGGAAAGCAGGGGTGCTTATGGAGTTGAGTTTTCGCCCGATAATAAACTGCTTTATCTCTCAACAACGTCCAGTAAAACAATCTATCAGTTTACTGTAGATGGTCTGGCTATACAAACTGCGCTCTCAGTAAAATCCCAACAGGGCACCTCGTTAGGGGTAGGTGCCCTGCAACTTGGTCCCGATGGTAAATTATACGGGGCCATACCCGGCGAAGGTTACCTGCTGGCCATCAATCAACCCAATCAGGTTGGTGCCGGATGCGGGCTCGTGTCGAAGGCGATCTATCTGGGTGGCAGGATCGCCGAAGCAGGGTTACCTTTTGTGCTGGACGAGATTCCCTTATTACCACCGGGTCTTACCATTACACTCACAAAACAGGCCGGTTGTAATAAGTATGTTCTTGACTCGCAACCGGTGAATCTGGACCCTGCGTACCTGATTTATCAGTGGTATGTGAATGGTGTTGCCGTAGCGGGTGGGAATGGGCCGACCCTTCAACCCGCGAAATCGGGAACGTACACACTGAAAGTTCGGGAAACAAAGTGTCGGGATATTCAACAGTTTTCCAACGAGATGCCGGTTACCCTTGTGGAGGTAAACCCCACGG contains:
- a CDS encoding T9SS type B sorting domain-containing protein, translating into MDYIYAKRKRLITSRSSIRVLLFLLAFSCIGGSGNAQSTNNYTNWYFGDGAGVTFGSGTVQALTTGKLHSKEGCASISDANGQLLFYTDGQTIWNRNHDVMPGATGLGGSNSSTQSALIVPYQNSTAQFYVFSVAAEADQTGVQYAIVNMTLDDGRGGLEMKNKPVVAPATEKITAINHCNNLNHWIITHERGNNVFRVNLLNDNGLIPTATMYRVGSTHSSGKGYMKPSHDGRKLAVAVSGGEQGGFLEVFDFDNKTGAISKPVKLEIPESRGAYGVEFSPDNKLLYLSTTSSKTIYQFTVDGLAIQTALSVKSQQGTSLGVGALQLGPDGKLYGAIPGEGYLLAINQPNQVGAGCGLVSKAIYLGGRIAEAGLPFVLDEIPLLPPGLTITLTKQAGCNKYVLDSQPVNLDPAYLIYQWYVNGVAVAGGNGPTLQPAKSGTYTLKVRETKCRDIQQFSNEMPVTLVEVNPTVTATPDSCGTFRLAAHANGGNIVWRGPGINPANSHLDSMIIAGVNGNRTYQVRVSDPGDSTCSFQKEVSFAFTVPPAFQLNPSSRSSCGDSLLITATPTPDWNTFQWLLPDGSKVTGKSITARQSGVYKLTAQSTASGCRSETSVTVALNPIPVLQLAFHQIDTCFANASIGYVDLDAGTVMNGRFTWTKEGSVIGTSQRQEVREFGIFTVSVRTPAGCSANDSVRVVSTCPPLPPLMSIPDAFTPNGDGMNETLVIFASGIDQLRLFIYNRWGEVIYSGMEVSPKPSGWKTWDGTYNDKPVEGGIYNYRLEMQSVAIPVPMVRRGIIQVIR